The window GCTTTTACTTACTCCAAACAGGCGAATTATTAGTGGGTCCCTACCAAGGCCCTGTAGCCTGTCTGCAACTAAAAAAAGACACGGGTGTTTGCTGGGCAGGCATCAATACCCGCGCTACTGTAATAGTGGACGATGTAGACACATTTCCGGGACACATCGCATGCAG of the Saccharicrinis carchari genome contains:
- a CDS encoding GAF domain-containing protein, with the protein product MEKISPKLSKYKRLYHQLEKLTAPVKDPTSRMATLTALLHHKMKGFFWTGFYLLQTGELLVGPYQGPVACLQLKKDTGVCWAGINTRATVIVDDVDTFPGHIAC